The following coding sequences are from one Triticum aestivum cultivar Chinese Spring chromosome 5A, IWGSC CS RefSeq v2.1, whole genome shotgun sequence window:
- the LOC123103035 gene encoding L-galactono-1,4-lactone dehydrogenase 2, mitochondrial, with translation MRHLLLSRLLRRASSPSQPHHNLQLIRALSSSSPLPASDTDLRKYAGYALLVLGCGAATYYSFPFPPDALHKKAVPFKYAPLPDDLHTVSNWSGTHEVHTRVLLQPDSIPALEDALATAHRERRRLRPLGSGLSPNGLGLSRAGMVNLALMDKVLDVDVKKKTVTVQAGIRVAELVDALSKHGLTLQNFASIREQQVGGIIQVGAHGTGARLPPIDEQVISMKLVTPAKGTIELSREKNPDLFYLARCGLGGLGVVAEVTLQCVERHQLVEHTFVSNADEIKKNHQNWLSENKHIKYLWIPYTDTVVVVQCNPPSRWKTPKLASKYVKDEALQHVRDLYRESLKKYRTEADSKDPAIDQLSFTELRDQLLALDPLDKDHVIRINKAEAEYWKKSEGYRMCWSDEILGFDCGGQQWVSETCFPTGTLAKPNMKDLYYMEELLQLIEEEDIPAPAPIEQRWTAHSRSPMSPASSSEEDDIFSWVGIIMYLPTSDPRQRKDITEEFFNYRSLTQTSLWDDYSAYEHWAKIEVPKDKDELAQLQARLRKRFPVDAYNKARMELDPNKVLSSAKLEKFFPGMQTVQHAR, from the exons ATGcggcacctcctcctctcccgtctcctccgccgcgcctcctccccctcccaGCCTCACCACAACCTCCAACTCATCCgtgctctctcctcctcctcccctctcccgGCCTCCGACACCGACCTCCGCAAGTACGCCGGCTACGCGCTCCTCGTCCTCGGCTGCGGCGCCGCCACCTACTACTCCTTCCCCTTCCCACCCGACGCGCTCCACAAGAAGGCCGTCCCCTTCAAGTACGCGCCCCTCCCCGACGACCTCCACACCGTCTCCAACTGGAGCGGCACTCACGAGGTCCACACCCGCGTCCTCCTCCAGCCCGACTCCATCCCGGCGCTCGAGGATGCCCTCGCCACAGCCCACAGGGAGCGACGCAGGCTCAGGCCCCTCGGCTCCGGGCTGTCCCCCAATGGCCTCGGGCTCTCCCGGGCCGGCATGGTCAACCTTGCGCTCATGGACAAGGTGCTAGACGTCGATGTCAAGAAGAAGACCGTCACGGTGCAGGCTGGGATACGTGTCGCCGAGCTCGTCGATGCGCTCAGCAAGCATGGGCTCACACTGCAGAACTTTGCCTCCATTCGAGAGCAGCAGGTCGGCGGCATCATTCAG GTTGGTGCCCATGGTACTGGTGCGAGATTGCCTCCAATTGATGAGCAGGTTATTAGCATGAAACTGGTTACTCCTGCCAAAGGGACGATAGAGTTATCAAGGGAGAAAAATCCTGATTTATTTTATCTTGCCCGCTGTGGACTTGGTGGCCTAGGAGTCGTTGCAGAAGTTACTCTTCAGTGTGTAGAAAGACACCAACTTGTTGAGCATACTTTTGTTTCTAATGCAGATGAAATCAAGAAAAACCACCA GAATTGGCTTTCTGAAAACAAACATATCAAATACTTGTGGATTCCATATACTGATACAGTTGTCGTTGTCCAATGTAATCCTCCTTCAAGATGGAAAACTCCAAAGTTGGCATCAAAATATGTAAAGGATGAAGCCCTACAGCATGTTCGTGACCTTTACCGAGAGTCATTGAAGAAATATAG AACTGAAGCCGACAGTAAAGACCCAGCGATAGATCAACTTTCATTTACTGAATTGAGGGATCAATTGCTCGCCCTTGATCCTCTGGATAAAGATCATGTGATCAGAATTAATAAAGCAGAAGCTGAGTATTGGAAGAAGTCTGAGGGATATCGCATGTGCTGGAGTGATGAAATACTAGGTTTTGATTGTGGTGGGCAGCAGTGGGTTTCTGAAACCTGCTTCCCTACAGGAACTCTAGCGAAGCCAAACATGAAGGATTTATATTATATGGAGGAGTTGCTACAGTTGATTGAGGAGGAGGATATACCTGCACCTGCACCTATTGAGCAGCGTTGGACTGCCCACAGCAGGAGCCCCATGAGTCCGGCATCAAGCTCTGAAGAAGATGACATATTTTCATGG GTTGGTATAATAATGTATTTACCAACATCGGATCCTCGCCAAAGGAAGGATATTACCGAGGAGTTCTTCAACTACAGAAGTCTGACGCAAACTAGTCTCTGGGATGATTATTCTGCATATGAACACTGGGCTAAAATTGAG GTTCCGAAGGACAAGGATGAACTTGCTCAACTGCAGGCTAGGTTGCGGAAACGCTTCCCCGTTGACGCATATAACAAGGCGCGCATGGAGCTGGACCCTAACAAGGTTCTCTCCAGTGCCAAGTTAGAGAAGTTTTTCCCAGGAATGCAGACTGTCCAACATGCAAGGTAA